One genomic segment of Impatiens glandulifera chromosome 6, dImpGla2.1, whole genome shotgun sequence includes these proteins:
- the LOC124941878 gene encoding DNA-directed RNA polymerase IV subunit 1 isoform X2, with translation MSHSMDHSLVEEQYVPAGRLTGISLSVLTDSDAEMISALSVEVAGEVTDAKLGLPNPTSQCSTCGANSLKNCEGHFGVIKFPFAILHPYLLSETVRVLNRICPSCKVLRSNQGAGSRPRSYCRYCDARFRNCYPKLKFKVSSTDLFGKTAIIAEVQETKTRLSRTNPSEGLATDFWDFVPKDSQQDQASLKPNIRVLSHFQVYHILKDINQDFLKEFVTKRSSLFLNSFLVPPNCHRVSEMGENVAFDDRTRHFKKLVDFRGTGNELSSGVLECLKASKICAEKFDSTSGRPGRDQSLNMSGSKHMKDILLSKRSDHAFRMVVVGDPNIKLSEIGIPRHIADSLHVSESLTAWNWENLSTYCNLRIIEKGESHIRRKGDIMQIRIMDKLEMGDVIYRPMNDGDILLIDRPPSIHQHSLIALSAKILPTNSALSINPLICSPFRGDFDGDCLHGYVPQSLNTRVELLELVALDKQLINGQTGKNLLSLSQDSLTAAYLIVQDGVLFNRFQMQQLQMFCLRSQPSQSHNDGLWTGKQLFSLLFPEDFNYVCPDEKFRIQNGDIISSSDGSPWLKDSDGNVFQSLIKNCGPKTLEFLFSAQEVLCQWLLMRGLSVSLSDLYLSHDSRENMIEEILFGLKEAELSAHLQLLMLDSNRDFLISSDEIENHPDMDTERMCYLKQKSAALSQLAVSAIKRVSSDIQSLVYSYASKDNSFMAMLKAGSKGNVMKLVQHSMCLGLQNSLVPLSFRVPHELTCEAWNRSKNESMFSNGNNSSYIPFAVVKSSFLTGLNPLEAFVHSLTARDSSFSDNADLPGTLSRRLMYFMRDLCIGYDRTVRNTYGNHLIQFSYNSEADSEGGHPVGSLAACAISEAAYSALDQPVSIVETSPLLNLKKVLECGVKKRTGAKTATLFFSKIVKTSRHGSEYAAVDVQSYLERVILSDVVYTTMICFHPKSSGGNKNDGSWVCHFHISKVVKRRKLNILYVIRALRSGYRSIRAKSKVNLPMVYINKEDLCSVDNKQTRKPDTMFCITARTDELSPNSKEHIEIFKRIVMRPLLQTVIKGFPAIKKVEILWKDDPNIKKSRQTSSGELYLKVSMSQNCDRTKFWNVLVDNCLQIMDAIDWDRSHPDDINDIALAFGIDVAWKYFLINLKSAISDTGKAILPRHLLLAADCLSSTGEFVSLNAKGLTDQRRDMSVSSPFTLACFSNPANTLIKAAKKGVDDKLEGSIDALSWGKTPCLGTGGPFDIIYSGMVHEVSKPTGIYKLLSAQNTTSEQVKLPQEKTESRFGQSLLKILPRELAVKGPKSLDLKKFISLKDIQKLSKELRTILHHSPINHALSDVDKDVVMMALFFHPKREEKIGIGEKEIKVGYHSGHEASRCFLLVRMDDTVEDFSYHKCIKHALEIVAPERAKTYENGFKAAGEQTKNTPTRT, from the exons atgtcTCATTCAATGGATCATAGTTTAGTTGAGGAACAGTATGTGCCAGCTGGGCGATTGACGGGCATTAGTTTAAGTGTCTTAACCGATAGTGATGCA GAGATGATATCTGCATTGTCGGTTGAAGTAGCTGGTGAGGTAACAGATGCTAAGTTGGGATTACCGAATCCAACTTCTCAATGCTCGACTTGTGGTGCCAATAGCTTGAAAAACTGCGAAG GTCATTTTGGTGTGATCAAATTCCCATTCGCCATTCTGCATCCTTATTTGTTATCTGAAACTGTTCGCGTATTGAATAGGATTTGCCCGAGTTGCAAAGTCCTCAGGTCTAATCAGGGTGCAGGTTCAAGACCTAGAAGTTACTGTCGATATTGTGAT GCGCGTTTCAGAAATTGTTATCCAAAATTGAAGTTTAAAGTTTCTTCAACTGATTTATTTGGAAAGACTGCCATTATTGCTGAAGTCCAGGAAACAAAAACGAGGCTGTCTAGAACTAATCCTTCGGAAGGTTTGGCTACGGATTTTTGGGATTTCGTTCCAAAAGATTCACAACAAGATCAAGCTTCTCTGAAACCGAACATAAGAGTTCTATCACATTTTCAG GTTTACCATATCTTGAAAGACATAAATCAAGATTTTCTTAAAGAGTTTGTTACAAAAAGAAGTTCATTATTTCTCAATTCTTTCCTGGTGCCTCCAAACTGTCATCGAGTATCGGAAATGGGGGAAAATGTTGCTTTC GATGATCGCACGAGGCATTTCAAAAAGTTGGTTGATTTTCGAGGGACAGGAAATGAGCTTAGTTCGGGGGTTCTTGAATGTCTTAAAGCTTCAAAA ATATGTGCGGAGAAGTTTGATTCTACTTCAGGCAGACCCGGAAGAGATCAATCTTTGAATATGTCTGGATCAAAACATATGAAAGATATTTTGCTCAGTAAAAGAAGTGATCACGCTTTTAGAATGGTTGTAGTTGGCGATCCAAATATAAAACTAAGCGAAATTGGAATTCCTCGTCATATTGCAGATAGTTTGCATGTTTCAGAAAGTTTGACTGCATGGAATTGGGAGAATCTAAGCACTTATTGTAACTTGAGGATTATAGAAAAGGGAGAAAGCCATATTCGTAGGAAAGGTGACATTATGCAAATAAGGATTATGGATAAATTGGAGATGGGTGATGTTATATATAGGCCGATGAACGATGGAGATATTCTTCTAATCGATAGGCCTCCTTCAATTCATCAGCATTCGTTGATCGCTCTGTCGGCTAAAATCCTCCCCACGAACTCGGCGCTTTCGATAAATCCTCTAATATGTTCTCCTTTTCGTGGTGATTTCGATGGAGATTGTCTTCATGGTTACGTCCCTCAATCGTTGAACACTCGTGTCGAGCTTCTAGAGCTCGTTGCTTTAGACAAGCAACTGATCAATGGGCAAACCGGTAAAAATCTCCTCTCGCTTAGTCAAGATAGTTTAACCGCAGCTTATTTAATCGTTCAAGATGGCGTGTTGTTCAACCGTTTTCAAATGCAGCAACTCCAGATGTTCTGTTTGCGATCGCAACCATCGCAATCGCATAACGATGGTTTATGGACGGGTAAACAGCTCTTTAGCCTGCTGTTTCCCGAAGATTTCAATTACGTTTGTCCTGATGAAAAATTCAGAATTCAAAATGGTGATATTATATCGTCATCAGATGGATCTCCTTGGCTAAAGGACTCTGATGGCAACGTTTTTCAATCTCTTATCAAGAATTGTGGACCGAAAACGCTTGAATTCCTGTTTTCAGCTCAGGAGGTTCTATGCCAATGGCTATTGATGAGAGGCTTGAGTGTTTCCTTATCAGACTTATATCTTTCTCATGACTCTCGGGAAAATATGATCGAGGAAATCCTCTTCGGTTTGAAAGAAGCCGAGCTATCAGCACATCTTCAACTGCTTATGCTGGATTCGAATCGGGATTTCCTGATCAGTAGCGACGAAATCGAAAACCACCCTGATATGGATACGGAGAGAATGTGTTATCTGAAGCAGAAATCCGCGGCTCTCAGTCAGCTGGCAGTTTCCGCAATTAAAAGAGTGTCATCTGATATCCAAAGCCTCGTTTATAGCTATGCAAGCAAGGATAATTCGTTCATGGCCATGTTAAAAGCGGGAAGTAAAGGAAATGTGATGAAACTAGTTCAGCATAGTATGTGCCTCGGTTTGCAGAATTCGCTCGTGCCATTATCTTTCAGGGTTCCACACGAGCTTACGTGCGAAGCATGGAATCGTTCGAAAAACGAATCGATGTTTTCCAATGGCAATAATTCGTCTTACATTCCTTTTGCGGTTGTTAAGAGTTCGTTCCTTACTGGCTTGAATCCTCTTGAAGCTTTCGTTCATTCATTGACTGCCCGCGATAGTTCGTTTAGCGATAATGCTGATCTTCCTGGGACTTTATCAAGAAGGCTGATGTATTTCATGCGGGATTTATGCATTGGATATGATAGAACTGTTAGGAATACTTACGGGAATCATTTAATTCAGTTTTCTTATAACTCGGAAGCTGATTCGGAAGGTGGCCACCCTGTTGGTTCTTTGGCTGCATGTGCAATTTCGGAAGCTGCTTATAGTGCTTTGGATCAGCCGGTTAGCATTGTCGAAACGTCCCCTCTTTTAAATCTTAAG AAAGTCCTGGAGTGCGGTGTAAAGAAGAGAACCGGGGCTAAAACTGCAACTTTGTTCTTCTCGAAGATCGTAAAGACCAGTAGACATGGTTCAGAATACGCGGCTGTTGATGTTCAGAGTTATCTCGAGAGGGTGATTTTATCTGATGTGGTTTATACAACCATGATATG CTTCCATCCCAAATCTAGTGGCGGCAACAAAAATGATGGTTCATGGGTTTGTCATTTCCATATATCGAAG GTGGTGAAGAGGAGAAAACTTAATATCCTTTATGTAATTCGTGCTCTTCGTTCTGGTTATAGATCGATTAGAGCCAAGTCGAAAGTGAATCTTCCAAtggtttatataaataaaga AGATTTATGTTCTGTTGACAACAAACAGACGAGAAAACCCGATACAATGTTTTGTATAACAGCTAGAACGGATGAACTATCCCCGAATTCGAAGGAGCACATAGAGATTTTTAAACGAATCGTAATGCGTCCCCTTCTTCAGACTGTTATAAAAG GATTTCCAGCCATTAAAAAAGTAGAGATCCTATGGAAAGATGATcccaatataaaaaaatctcgTCAAACTTCATCGGGTGAACTATATTTGAAGGTTTCTATGTCCCAAAATTGTGATAGGACGAAATTCTGGAATGTTCTTGTGGATAATTGTCTCCAAATAATGGATGCCATCGATTGGGATCGGAGTCATCCAGATGACATTAACGATATCGCTTTGGCCTTTGGAATAGATGTCGCGTGGAAATATTTCTTAATC AATTTGAAGTCGGCTATATCTGATACTGGCAAGGCAATACTCCCGAGACATTTACTTCTCGCAGCTGATTGTTTATCATCCACAGGAGAATTTGTCAGCTTAAACGCTAAAGGATTAACAGATCAAAGAAGAGATATGTCGGTTTCCTCCCCATTCACTCTGGCATGCTTTTCG AATCCAGCTAATACCCTTATTAAAGCTGCAAAGAAAGGAGTCGACGATAAGCTTGAAGGGAGTATCGATGCATTATCATGGGGGAAAACTCCTTGTTTAGGAACTGGCGGACCATTTGACATTATATATTCCGGGATG GTTCACGAAGTTTCGAAGCCTACAGGTATCTATAAGTTGCTCAGTGCACAAAACACGACCTCTGAACAAGTCAAGTTACCTCAGGAGAAAACAGAGAGTCGATTCGGTCAGTCGTTACTCAAAATATTACCTCGAGAATTGGCTGTTAAAGGCCCTAAAAGTTTAGATTTGAAGAAGTTTATATCACTCAAAGATATACAGAAGCTATCAAAAGAATTGAGAACTATATTGCATCA CTCTCCCATAAATCACGCATTGAGTGATGTCGATAAAGATGTTGTAATGATGGCTTTATTTTTCCATCCGAAAAGGGAAGAAAAAATTGGAATAGGTGAAAAGGAAATTAAG GTTGGTTACCATTCGGGACATGAGGCGAGCAGATGCTTCTTACTAGTAAGAATGGACGATACGGTTGAAGATTTCTCCTACCACAAGTGTATTAAACATGCCTTGGAAATCGTCGCACCCGAAAGAGCAAAAACTTACGAAAATGGATTTAAAG cTGCAGGGGAGCAGACAAAAAACACTCCAACAAGAACATGA
- the LOC124941331 gene encoding SPX domain-containing membrane protein At4g22990-like, producing MVAFGKKLKDRQIQEWNEFYINYKLMKKKVKHYAAQIETGALDRRHVLKDFSRMLDNQIETIVLFLLEQQGIVASRITRLREVHDSIQEQPDISKISDLQDGYREVGRDLLKILYFVEVNAIGIRKILKKFDKRFGYKFTDYYVKTRANHPYSQLQQVFKHVGLGAVVGAISRNLSDLQVRQGSYISIYDQPTLSFKDPVVDAIKMASDRLTYSTNFLNFLAHRAFVMQEEELPAPVEAVSDDDRYHFMSLVLNLANTFLYMINTYIIVPTADDYSKSLGAAPTVCGIVIGAMAVAQIFSSVYFSAWSNRSYFRPLVFSSIVLFVGNIMYALAFDVKLISVLLLGRLFCGFGSARAVNRRYISDCVPLKIRMQASAAFVSASALGMACGPALAGLLQTDFKIYKLTFNQDTLPGWIMAFAWLFYLVWLCISFREPGPVIEVPHPSEGLKKDKLENDVLEEGLARPLLLGSESNKNDEDDDQDGDGSEEAPAESRQPANSLADAYRLLTPSVKVQLLIYFMLKYAMEILLSESSVITTYYFKWSTTDVAIFLACLGLTVLPVNIAVGSYISNIFEDRQILLVSEIFVCIGLILSFNIFVKYTILQYVCSGLIMFVAAEVLEGVNLSLLSRVMSSRLARGTYNGGLLSTEAGTIARVIADATITMAGYLGESRLLNVTLLPSLVICVASIVATCRTYNSLF from the exons ATGGTTGCGTTTGGGAAGAAATTGAAGGATAGACAGATTCAAGAATGGAACGA attctaTATCAACTACAaactgatgaagaagaaagtgaaacacTATGCTGCCCAAATCGAGACTGGAGCATTAGATCGCCGCCATGTTCTCAAGGATTTTTCGAGAATGCTGGATAACCAG ATTGAAACAATTGTCCTTTTCCTTTTGGAACAACAAGGTATTGTAGCAAGCAGGATAACCAGGCTCAGAGAAGTGCATGATTCTATTCAAGAGCAGCCAGACATATCCAAAATATCTGATCTACAAGATGGCTACAGAGAAGTTGGACGAGATCTTTTGAAGATTCTATATTTTGTCGAGGTTAATGCCATTGGTATCCGTAAGATACTAAAGAAGTTTGACAAGAGATTTGGGTATAAATTCACTGATTACTATGTCAAAACCCGAGCTAATCATCCCTATTCTCAGCTGCAGCAAGTGTTTAAGCATGTG GGGTTAGGAGCAGTTGTAGGAGCCATATCTCGAAATCTTTCAGATCTTCAAGTCCGTCAAGGAAGCTACATATCAATTTATGATCAACCTACTCTATCATTCAAG GATCCTGTTGTTGATGCAATCAAAATGGCTTCAGATAGATTAACCTACTCAACAAACTTTCTAAACTTTCTCGCTCATCGTGCCTTTGTCATGCAAGAAGAAGAGTTACCTGCTCCAGTAGAGGCGGTTTCTGATGATGATAGATATCATTTTATGTCGCTTGTATTGAACTTGGCTAATACATTTCTCTATATGATCAACACATACATTATAGTTCCAACAGCAGATGACTATTCTAAAAGTCTCGGTGCTGCTCCAACTGTTTGTGGTATCGTGATTGGTGCAATGGCTGTTGCACAGATATTTTCTTCAGTGTATTTCAGTGCTTGGTCAAATAGATCTTATTTCAGACCACTAGTTTTTAGCAGTATCGTTCTCTTTGTGGGAAATATCATGTATGCGTTGGCTTTTGATGTCAAACTCATTTCAGTCCTCCTACTTGGCCGTCTATTTTGTGG TTTTGGTTCGGCAAGAGCTGTTAACAGGCGTTATATCAGTGACTGTGTGCCTCTTAAGATACGCATGCAAGCTTCAGCAGCTTTTGTGAGTGCGAGTGCTCTTGGGATGGCATGTGGTCCTGCCCTTGCTGGGTTACTTCAAACTGATTTTAAAATCTACAAGCTCACATTTAATCAGGATACTTTACCTGGTTGGATTATGGCTTTTGCATGGCTTTTCTATTTGGTTTGGCTATGTATTTCCTTTAGAGAGCCTGGTCCCGTCATTGAAGTACCACACCCATCCGAAGGACTTAAGAAAG ATAAATTAGAGAATGATGTACTTGAAGAAGGTCTTGCACGACCACTCCTCTTGGGCTCGGAAAGCAACAAGAACGATGAGGATGATGATCAAGATGGCGATGGAAGTGAAGAAGCACCTGCGGAATCTCGTCAACCAGCCAATTCTTTGGCTGATGCATATAGATTACTCACTCCTTCTGTAAAG GTGCAATTGCTTATCTACTTTATGCTTAAATATGCTATGGAGATTTTACTCTCGGAATCCAGTGTCATCACCACATACTACTTTAAATGGTCTACAACGGATGTGGCGATCTTTCTTGCTTGTCTTGGCCTAACTGTTCTTCCTGTGAACATTGCTGTTGGTAGCTACATAAGCAACATTTTTGAAGATAG GCAAATCTTACTAGTATCTGAGATCTTCGTCTGCATTGGCTTAATCCTAAGCTtcaatatatttgttaaatatactATACTGCAGTATGTCTGTTCTGGATTAATAATGTTTGTGGCTGCAGAGGTTCTAGAGG GTGTGAACTTGTCACTCCTTTCGCGGGTGATGTCTTCCAGGCTGGCACGTGGGACATACAACGGAGGATTGCTTTCAACCGAAGCTGGAACGATTGCTAGAGTAATTGCAGACGCCACTATAACAATGGCTGGGTATTTGGGGGAGAGTAGGCTTTTGAATGTCACTTTACTCCCTTCTCTCGTAATTTGCGTGGCTTCTATCGTCGCAACCTGTCGTACTTACAATTCTCTGTTCTAG
- the LOC124941878 gene encoding DNA-directed RNA polymerase IV subunit 1 isoform X1, whose protein sequence is MSHSMDHSLVEEQYVPAGRLTGISLSVLTDSDAEMISALSVEVAGEVTDAKLGLPNPTSQCSTCGANSLKNCEGHFGVIKFPFAILHPYLLSETVRVLNRICPSCKVLRSNQGAGSRPRSYCRYCDARFRNCYPKLKFKVSSTDLFGKTAIIAEVQETKTRLSRTNPSEGLATDFWDFVPKDSQQDQASLKPNIRVLSHFQVYHILKDINQDFLKEFVTKRSSLFLNSFLVPPNCHRVSEMGENVAFDDRTRHFKKLVDFRGTGNELSSGVLECLKASKICAEKFDSTSGRPGRDQSLNMSGSKHMKDILLSKRSDHAFRMVVVGDPNIKLSEIGIPRHIADSLHVSESLTAWNWENLSTYCNLRIIEKGESHIRRKGDIMQIRIMDKLEMGDVIYRPMNDGDILLIDRPPSIHQHSLIALSAKILPTNSALSINPLICSPFRGDFDGDCLHGYVPQSLNTRVELLELVALDKQLINGQTGKNLLSLSQDSLTAAYLIVQDGVLFNRFQMQQLQMFCLRSQPSQSHNDGLWTGKQLFSLLFPEDFNYVCPDEKFRIQNGDIISSSDGSPWLKDSDGNVFQSLIKNCGPKTLEFLFSAQEVLCQWLLMRGLSVSLSDLYLSHDSRENMIEEILFGLKEAELSAHLQLLMLDSNRDFLISSDEIENHPDMDTERMCYLKQKSAALSQLAVSAIKRVSSDIQSLVYSYASKDNSFMAMLKAGSKGNVMKLVQHSMCLGLQNSLVPLSFRVPHELTCEAWNRSKNESMFSNGNNSSYIPFAVVKSSFLTGLNPLEAFVHSLTARDSSFSDNADLPGTLSRRLMYFMRDLCIGYDRTVRNTYGNHLIQFSYNSEADSEGGHPVGSLAACAISEAAYSALDQPVSIVETSPLLNLKKVLECGVKKRTGAKTATLFFSKIVKTSRHGSEYAAVDVQSYLERVILSDVVYTTMICFHPKSSGGNKNDGSWVCHFHISKEVVKRRKLNILYVIRALRSGYRSIRAKSKVNLPMVYINKEDLCSVDNKQTRKPDTMFCITARTDELSPNSKEHIEIFKRIVMRPLLQTVIKGFPAIKKVEILWKDDPNIKKSRQTSSGELYLKVSMSQNCDRTKFWNVLVDNCLQIMDAIDWDRSHPDDINDIALAFGIDVAWKYFLINLKSAISDTGKAILPRHLLLAADCLSSTGEFVSLNAKGLTDQRRDMSVSSPFTLACFSNPANTLIKAAKKGVDDKLEGSIDALSWGKTPCLGTGGPFDIIYSGMVHEVSKPTGIYKLLSAQNTTSEQVKLPQEKTESRFGQSLLKILPRELAVKGPKSLDLKKFISLKDIQKLSKELRTILHHSPINHALSDVDKDVVMMALFFHPKREEKIGIGEKEIKVGYHSGHEASRCFLLVRMDDTVEDFSYHKCIKHALEIVAPERAKTYENGFKAAGEQTKNTPTRT, encoded by the exons atgtcTCATTCAATGGATCATAGTTTAGTTGAGGAACAGTATGTGCCAGCTGGGCGATTGACGGGCATTAGTTTAAGTGTCTTAACCGATAGTGATGCA GAGATGATATCTGCATTGTCGGTTGAAGTAGCTGGTGAGGTAACAGATGCTAAGTTGGGATTACCGAATCCAACTTCTCAATGCTCGACTTGTGGTGCCAATAGCTTGAAAAACTGCGAAG GTCATTTTGGTGTGATCAAATTCCCATTCGCCATTCTGCATCCTTATTTGTTATCTGAAACTGTTCGCGTATTGAATAGGATTTGCCCGAGTTGCAAAGTCCTCAGGTCTAATCAGGGTGCAGGTTCAAGACCTAGAAGTTACTGTCGATATTGTGAT GCGCGTTTCAGAAATTGTTATCCAAAATTGAAGTTTAAAGTTTCTTCAACTGATTTATTTGGAAAGACTGCCATTATTGCTGAAGTCCAGGAAACAAAAACGAGGCTGTCTAGAACTAATCCTTCGGAAGGTTTGGCTACGGATTTTTGGGATTTCGTTCCAAAAGATTCACAACAAGATCAAGCTTCTCTGAAACCGAACATAAGAGTTCTATCACATTTTCAG GTTTACCATATCTTGAAAGACATAAATCAAGATTTTCTTAAAGAGTTTGTTACAAAAAGAAGTTCATTATTTCTCAATTCTTTCCTGGTGCCTCCAAACTGTCATCGAGTATCGGAAATGGGGGAAAATGTTGCTTTC GATGATCGCACGAGGCATTTCAAAAAGTTGGTTGATTTTCGAGGGACAGGAAATGAGCTTAGTTCGGGGGTTCTTGAATGTCTTAAAGCTTCAAAA ATATGTGCGGAGAAGTTTGATTCTACTTCAGGCAGACCCGGAAGAGATCAATCTTTGAATATGTCTGGATCAAAACATATGAAAGATATTTTGCTCAGTAAAAGAAGTGATCACGCTTTTAGAATGGTTGTAGTTGGCGATCCAAATATAAAACTAAGCGAAATTGGAATTCCTCGTCATATTGCAGATAGTTTGCATGTTTCAGAAAGTTTGACTGCATGGAATTGGGAGAATCTAAGCACTTATTGTAACTTGAGGATTATAGAAAAGGGAGAAAGCCATATTCGTAGGAAAGGTGACATTATGCAAATAAGGATTATGGATAAATTGGAGATGGGTGATGTTATATATAGGCCGATGAACGATGGAGATATTCTTCTAATCGATAGGCCTCCTTCAATTCATCAGCATTCGTTGATCGCTCTGTCGGCTAAAATCCTCCCCACGAACTCGGCGCTTTCGATAAATCCTCTAATATGTTCTCCTTTTCGTGGTGATTTCGATGGAGATTGTCTTCATGGTTACGTCCCTCAATCGTTGAACACTCGTGTCGAGCTTCTAGAGCTCGTTGCTTTAGACAAGCAACTGATCAATGGGCAAACCGGTAAAAATCTCCTCTCGCTTAGTCAAGATAGTTTAACCGCAGCTTATTTAATCGTTCAAGATGGCGTGTTGTTCAACCGTTTTCAAATGCAGCAACTCCAGATGTTCTGTTTGCGATCGCAACCATCGCAATCGCATAACGATGGTTTATGGACGGGTAAACAGCTCTTTAGCCTGCTGTTTCCCGAAGATTTCAATTACGTTTGTCCTGATGAAAAATTCAGAATTCAAAATGGTGATATTATATCGTCATCAGATGGATCTCCTTGGCTAAAGGACTCTGATGGCAACGTTTTTCAATCTCTTATCAAGAATTGTGGACCGAAAACGCTTGAATTCCTGTTTTCAGCTCAGGAGGTTCTATGCCAATGGCTATTGATGAGAGGCTTGAGTGTTTCCTTATCAGACTTATATCTTTCTCATGACTCTCGGGAAAATATGATCGAGGAAATCCTCTTCGGTTTGAAAGAAGCCGAGCTATCAGCACATCTTCAACTGCTTATGCTGGATTCGAATCGGGATTTCCTGATCAGTAGCGACGAAATCGAAAACCACCCTGATATGGATACGGAGAGAATGTGTTATCTGAAGCAGAAATCCGCGGCTCTCAGTCAGCTGGCAGTTTCCGCAATTAAAAGAGTGTCATCTGATATCCAAAGCCTCGTTTATAGCTATGCAAGCAAGGATAATTCGTTCATGGCCATGTTAAAAGCGGGAAGTAAAGGAAATGTGATGAAACTAGTTCAGCATAGTATGTGCCTCGGTTTGCAGAATTCGCTCGTGCCATTATCTTTCAGGGTTCCACACGAGCTTACGTGCGAAGCATGGAATCGTTCGAAAAACGAATCGATGTTTTCCAATGGCAATAATTCGTCTTACATTCCTTTTGCGGTTGTTAAGAGTTCGTTCCTTACTGGCTTGAATCCTCTTGAAGCTTTCGTTCATTCATTGACTGCCCGCGATAGTTCGTTTAGCGATAATGCTGATCTTCCTGGGACTTTATCAAGAAGGCTGATGTATTTCATGCGGGATTTATGCATTGGATATGATAGAACTGTTAGGAATACTTACGGGAATCATTTAATTCAGTTTTCTTATAACTCGGAAGCTGATTCGGAAGGTGGCCACCCTGTTGGTTCTTTGGCTGCATGTGCAATTTCGGAAGCTGCTTATAGTGCTTTGGATCAGCCGGTTAGCATTGTCGAAACGTCCCCTCTTTTAAATCTTAAG AAAGTCCTGGAGTGCGGTGTAAAGAAGAGAACCGGGGCTAAAACTGCAACTTTGTTCTTCTCGAAGATCGTAAAGACCAGTAGACATGGTTCAGAATACGCGGCTGTTGATGTTCAGAGTTATCTCGAGAGGGTGATTTTATCTGATGTGGTTTATACAACCATGATATG CTTCCATCCCAAATCTAGTGGCGGCAACAAAAATGATGGTTCATGGGTTTGTCATTTCCATATATCGAAG GAGGTGGTGAAGAGGAGAAAACTTAATATCCTTTATGTAATTCGTGCTCTTCGTTCTGGTTATAGATCGATTAGAGCCAAGTCGAAAGTGAATCTTCCAAtggtttatataaataaaga AGATTTATGTTCTGTTGACAACAAACAGACGAGAAAACCCGATACAATGTTTTGTATAACAGCTAGAACGGATGAACTATCCCCGAATTCGAAGGAGCACATAGAGATTTTTAAACGAATCGTAATGCGTCCCCTTCTTCAGACTGTTATAAAAG GATTTCCAGCCATTAAAAAAGTAGAGATCCTATGGAAAGATGATcccaatataaaaaaatctcgTCAAACTTCATCGGGTGAACTATATTTGAAGGTTTCTATGTCCCAAAATTGTGATAGGACGAAATTCTGGAATGTTCTTGTGGATAATTGTCTCCAAATAATGGATGCCATCGATTGGGATCGGAGTCATCCAGATGACATTAACGATATCGCTTTGGCCTTTGGAATAGATGTCGCGTGGAAATATTTCTTAATC AATTTGAAGTCGGCTATATCTGATACTGGCAAGGCAATACTCCCGAGACATTTACTTCTCGCAGCTGATTGTTTATCATCCACAGGAGAATTTGTCAGCTTAAACGCTAAAGGATTAACAGATCAAAGAAGAGATATGTCGGTTTCCTCCCCATTCACTCTGGCATGCTTTTCG AATCCAGCTAATACCCTTATTAAAGCTGCAAAGAAAGGAGTCGACGATAAGCTTGAAGGGAGTATCGATGCATTATCATGGGGGAAAACTCCTTGTTTAGGAACTGGCGGACCATTTGACATTATATATTCCGGGATG GTTCACGAAGTTTCGAAGCCTACAGGTATCTATAAGTTGCTCAGTGCACAAAACACGACCTCTGAACAAGTCAAGTTACCTCAGGAGAAAACAGAGAGTCGATTCGGTCAGTCGTTACTCAAAATATTACCTCGAGAATTGGCTGTTAAAGGCCCTAAAAGTTTAGATTTGAAGAAGTTTATATCACTCAAAGATATACAGAAGCTATCAAAAGAATTGAGAACTATATTGCATCA CTCTCCCATAAATCACGCATTGAGTGATGTCGATAAAGATGTTGTAATGATGGCTTTATTTTTCCATCCGAAAAGGGAAGAAAAAATTGGAATAGGTGAAAAGGAAATTAAG GTTGGTTACCATTCGGGACATGAGGCGAGCAGATGCTTCTTACTAGTAAGAATGGACGATACGGTTGAAGATTTCTCCTACCACAAGTGTATTAAACATGCCTTGGAAATCGTCGCACCCGAAAGAGCAAAAACTTACGAAAATGGATTTAAAG cTGCAGGGGAGCAGACAAAAAACACTCCAACAAGAACATGA